In the Cucurbita pepo subsp. pepo cultivar mu-cu-16 chromosome LG17, ASM280686v2, whole genome shotgun sequence genome, AACTTTGGGCCTTATTGCATTTCTGCATGCCTTCAGTGTTTGGAACACTGGATCAGTTTATTTCTACGTTCAAGGAAGCTGGAGATCTTACTTCTGGTGATCCATTTTCCTTctatcataacatttttttgCAAGTCCTCTGGGATAACGCATGTTAGTGTAAAGAATGaatgtatatattatataaaaagttTTTGAGTTACAAATTATATTAAGCATgacaaaagtgaaaaaaaaaaggaattttgttttaaattatattttaaaactttttctGGCATTTGACCTCTATTTTGAGATATGAAAAATGGTTATAACATAAGAATGACTTAGGCTTCTCTTCCTCTAAATGGTTACATGTCTAGGTTTGTTGTTGCTTGAAGTAGTACAAATTCTAATTCTATTTGAGGCCACTTATGTTCGTTTcagttttgtttgtttaatgaTCAGGACATCATTTCAATTTGGATCATACAGTTGGAAGAGGTAGAAGGAAGCCATGTATTTTCTAAATCCATAAGTGCGTCTGTTTGTTATTTATAGGTCATGGAAAAATTCATGGAAATGGGCAATTTAAGAGTTTAAAGTATATACTATCAGCCTTCCTTTTGAGAAGAACAAAAGCCAAGCTTAGTGAATCTGGAGTTCTGTTGCTCCCACCACTTACTGAGATAACAGTGTAAGCATTGTGCTAACTGCTTTATTGATACTcttataatttgttaaaagttCAATATCTGATTGCTTTTTCCTATAGGATGGTACCATTGGTTAACCTTCAAAGAAAGGTCTATATGTCAATATTGAGGAAAGAGCTGCCTAAACTACTTGCACTTTCTTCTGGTTCCTCAAACCACCAATCGTTACAGAATGTCGTATGTCATTTTCTTGAACTTCTATGCTTCACTCTAAGTCAGTTAGTTATAGTTGGTGAATGACTGTTTATGATAGGTCAGTGCCAGGATTTCTTGGTCTTGAGTTAACTGAGAATAGTGACTAATTTTTTGCCCCTTCTTAGGTGTCTTCAGTTATAATGAAATAGTTTAAGGCAACAGGTTCTACATGATTGCATAAAATCTAacaatttatcttttattttgttaatgtttttcttctcacattattttatggatgaaaattttgtgttaaaaTTGTCAAATAAGTGACGATACTTATTCAAACAGCTATTGGCGAACTGTATTGTGGTGTTCTTGTGTAACTGCgaatattgtttgaatttttttgctCTTGCTCTGCAGGTGATGCAACTTCGAAAAGCTTGTAGCCATCCTTATCTTTTTCCTGGTATTGAGCCTGAACCTTATGAAGAAGGCGAGCACCTGGTTCAGGTAGcttgttctttattttgtttactaCATGTCGGTGCGTTTATagggtagagagagaaggggaAGGGACAGTAGTCTGCGCTTTCTTTATTTGTGAATGTGGGAGTAGccattttttgaaaaaccaaaaaaaaaaaaaaatagactttcttaaaatttaaccTTCTGGATGAGTTACATTTCTGCTccgtaaatttaaaaatacttatgaTGTCATGTCagaattattaatattataaaagtgTAAAAGTGTGAAGTGTGTGGTAAGCTTTTCGTTCTtgcatctaatggaaaaataacaaaagagaTCAAGTGGAACTATTTTGGCAAATTTAGGGTTAAATTGTatggtttcaaaatttaggAATTGAATAGACGTGAACAAACACAAAGAAAGTTAAAGAgctaaaattgtaattttttatcttGTTAATTTGTGTGTGATTGATCTCGGTAAAGTTCTTACAAGACAATTTCTGCATGGGTTTACTTTCTAATCTCAAATACGTTTGCCTGATTCTAAAAGAAGCGGATGTGAGTTCTATATCTCATTAGTTTCAAATTATTGAGAATTTCCATCTTTATTTTCTGCCTTTTCTAACTTTCCAATTGCTTTTGGTTCATGGCCTTCTAATCAGGCTAGCGGCAAGCTTGTGATTCTAGATCAAGTACTTCAGAAACTACATGAGTCTGGACATCGTGTCCTCTTATTTGCTCAGATGACCCATACACTTGATATATTACAGGTTTGAGGTCCCTCTGAACAGCTTCACACATATTAACTTACATTGTCATTTAGCattataaaatgattttatgaTTAAAGTTAGAGCATCATCTATGTTTCTCACATATTAGGACTTCTTGGAGTTGCGGAATTTTTCCTATGAGCGTCTTGATGGATCAATTCGAGCCGAGGAGCGTTTTGCTGCAATCAGGAGCTTCAGCTTGAATTGTAGTGGGAGTTCTCAAACAACCCGTAATGAtgcatttgtttttttgatcTCTACAAGAGCCGGGGGAGTTGGTTTGAATCTAGTGTCGGCTGATACGGTGAGCTTTAactttttatatgttttatatGAACTTAATTATCGTGCTTTGACTTTTCATCAGTATTGTCGTTCTTATTTGAGCACGTGCTTTTATAATTGTTATTGCTTAGTTTTGTTTATTCATAATTGTTCAACATATTGTAGGTTATATATATTCGATGAAGAAGATAATTGTTATTACTCACTTTTTTTATCCATTAATGTTCATCATATTGTAGGTTATATTCTATGAACAAGATTGGAATCCACAGGTGGACAAGCAAGCTTTACAAAGGGCACATCGAATTGGTCAAATAAATCATGTGTTGTCTATAAACTTAGTTACAGCCCAAACTATCGAAGAAGTAAGATCTGCCATGTAATATTTGAAACAAACGTGATCGTCTTAGTTATTTGTGATTCTAGTTTCTTTATGTAGGTTATTATGCGAAGGGCAGAAAGAAAGTTACAACTTAGCAAAAACGTTATTGGTGAAGATTATATAGATGAGGAAGCAGAAGAAATTGCAGGGAATGAAACTGGTGACTTGAGATCGATCATATTTGGGTTACATATTTTTGATCAAGGTCAAATGGACAATGAAAAATCAGGGGAGTTTGAGGCGTCAAATGTCAGTGCAATGGCTGAAAAAGTTGTTGCAGTACGCCATAAAAAAGTATCAAACAAGGATGATGCAAGCTTTTTGGTCAATACAATGACCTTATCAAATGGTTGTGATCTTCCTATTCAAGAAGGTACTATCTCGGTCAATTTTGACCCAGGCGTTGATGAGGCGTCGTATCGCTCTTGGATAGAGAAGTTCAAGGAAGCATCCCAATCTGGTGCTAACCAAATCATGGAGTTGGAAAACCGGAAAACTTTATCTAGAGATAAGAGCCTAAAACTTGAGGATGTAAAGAAGAAagcagaagaaaagaaactggCAAAATGGGAAGCCCTTGGGTACCATTCGTTATCTGTTGAAGACCCAATCTTGCCTCTTGATAGTGATCTAATTTCAGATTCTGGCTCTGTTCATTTTGTCTATGGGGACTGCACACATCCGTCAAGGAATTGTATATCTGAGCCTACAATCATATTCAGGTTTGAAGTTTATGGCTTTGTAATATGggcaaaaaaatattcatgataCCCCCCTTTTCTCTGTTTCCTTGATTATCCTATCTCGTACAAGTTAATCTTGGtgcctttttgttttcttttcttctattgtaTAAAGTGAATAGTTTTTCCAAATCCAACAAGTCTTTTTGGTAGCAAGCACTTGGGGCATCGTAACCCTAGTTAGCCGCTGCTCATCGTTAAGGATTCTATGAACGCCACCGATTGCATCTTCTATCATCACCAGAATCGTCTGTATTGATCAACGATCGTCGTTGTCTTCTACCCAACTGTTTACTTATCAGCATCAgaatagtttaaaatatacGTTTGCTATTGTCCTTTCAAGTCTTAGCCTCAGCAATGTCAAAATTGTGCAAGTGTTGCTTGGGttagttttttctttagtCGTCATTGGGAACAGTTTTCAACCAGTTATAAATGCACCTTAGTTAGAACCTCGCTGATTCCTTCGTTTTCCCCATTGCaaaaatagtttctttttttaatcattgttatgcttctttttgtttattttgtttttgtggggATGAGAAAAAGAGGCAATGATCTTATCTGTTCCACTTATTGTATCTATTCACAGTTGTGTTGACGATTCTGGAAGCTGGGGGCATGGCGGAATGTTTGATGCTCTGGCAAAGCTTTCTGATAGCATCCCTTCTGCCTATGAACGAGCTTCTGAATTTAGGGACCTACATCTTGGTGATCTTCATCTCATAAAACTCGGTCAGTGTTTTGCTTTTGCTCGGTGCTAAGATCATGATACAAGTTGCTCCATGTTGTTTGACtgtaatttgttttctttttagatgACAAATTGAGTTTAAATCACCCAAACACCAAGAGGTGAATTACATGAAAGTTAtccattttgaaattatagtTACTTCTACAAACATAAAGGATTCGATGTGAGTCGAACCGACCGACCCCTTACTACTTCTACTACTTTTTCATTGCGTATAACTAACTAGCTTGACTACCCGAATTACCGCTCGCATTTTCACATTTCTGTATCGACAAGCTCAATAGAATCCTACATAAAATAGCTTAAGAGGGGACGTGGGACTATATTCCCGAAATGGTCTTCTTATTCCTGTTTGTTTCCCTTCTTGTGGCTTAATGCAGAGGACAACAAGGAACAGAGCGATAAAGCTCCTCAATGGGTTGCTTTGGGTGTTGTACAATCTTATAATCCGAGGCGGAAAGTCCCCAGAAGCAAGATTTCTCTTCCAGATTTGGAGAACTGCATATTAAAAGCATCATCTGCAGCGTCGCAACATTCTGGTAACCATTGCTACATTTAGTTCATGAATATGCATACCTGCTGGCCCGTCACgttttcttctgttttgttcCTTTGATCTGAACAAGTTCCCTCAATACGCCAATTGTTTCTCTGTCATTCTATTGAAATTGTTgttattcatttcttttctaaaaGCTTCAATCCACATGCCGCGTATTGGTTACCAAGACGGATCAGATCGCTCCGAGTGGTACACCGTGGAACGTCTTCTCCGAAAATACGCCTCCATCTACAGCATTAAAATCCATGTGTATGATTCTCTTTGCTTGCCTTTTGCATGATTTCTATGTTGGTGCTGATGTAAGTTGGATTTTCTTGCAGGTACTACTACCGAAGGACATCTTGAAACTGTCCAAACTTGGATGGCCGTTCTTGGCACACgtttgtatgtatatatacatgttCTAGAGTACCTTCCTAGAGGTTTTCTGGATTAGAATCTTCCACTTTTTATTTCAGCACCTCTaatatttgagatgaaaatatataattgttcGTTTTTCCAATTAGAAACTAATCCAATGGAGCAAAAAGAAACAGTGCCTCCGATCATTGTCTGAGGACACACGCCAGTCGATACAAGTGCTTGTGCTGACCGATGCTTGGTTCGATTGCATGCTTGGCTTGACACCGAACCCTTTTTTATACATCATACCACACTGCTACTAAACTAACAACACAACACCTCAAACTCCAAAAGTAcagaaaaaatcaaacttccATACTTGGAATCAAGTTCAGTCCCAACATAAACACTCGTCCAAACCATGCTTATTGTATATTAAAAGAGATAAAACATCCATCATATTTAACCTTCGGatcaaagatgacaatatctactagcggtgagtttggactgttactaatagtattagagttagacatcGGTGATGTACTAGCGATGGCGTTAGGCCCCCaaaggagtgaattgtgaaatcGCATGTTGGTTGAAaagggaaatgaagcatttcttataaaggtgtgaaaacttttttagtagacgtgttttaaaattgtgaaactgACAGTGATATATATCAGATCAAAATgcataatatttatataatatttgttagtagtagacttgaattgttacaaaaacaaaccaaGGATAAGATAAACAAACCAAGCATAAGATATGGCCAATATATTGTTGTACATCAAATCAAGTCTTAGTTGTTGAAGACGTTGGTGGACAACAACCATGGTGGAAGTGAATGtttagtataaaaatattttgatcatttttctAAGAGGAATTTCATTAACtacaaatttcataaaaatatatatttttttcaaatttaacaCGGGAAAAATTAATCCAAACTGAGTCCATTGCAAATTATCTATACGTtgcttttcaaatttaaaaggtCTAAATTCCACTTTCAATGGTGATTTTAGTGGTTTTATATAAAAGGTGGataattggaaaaagaaatcaaatgacACTAGAATCATAatccaaaaccctaaaccactTCCTTTCACTTAACCCTAAATCCTAAACTCTAAACCACCTCTTTCACttaaccctaaaccctaaaccctaaaccctaaaccctaagccctaaaccctaaaccctaaacctccTTTcatcctaaaccctaaaccctccTTTCACTATTTATCATCCGTCTCATGTCAAACCAAATATAACTTTATTACCTTACACGACTCCACATACaatcataattcaaaattggatGACGtaatcaaactttttaaaaaagctaAATTTAAAGGTTTGAAGGTTTTATTTGCAAGGgaaccaaataaaaatcaagaacCTGAACAGAGATTGTTAAAAGGTATTATAGCAACAGTGGCATATTCAATCACTTCCTTTTTTCCAATAAGAGGACATATTTTGCTGCAATAGTTCAGTAGCAAACAAATTTCCATATAGCAGAATACAGTTAAGGAGCAAGTGTCAGCTCCATGGTTAAGTTACAGAGAATCACAAAGAATCCTTATGCCCAAACTAAGACTGACAGAAAGCAATGGGAAGATTAGACTTCCAAAAGAAAGAGTATATCCAGAGGGTACCATTTAGATCCCAGGTTGTGTATGTACAATGAGCAGAGTGTCAGCCTGCATTTACAGAAACATCAGATGTGAAATACCCCACATGTATAATCGGACCTGCATAGTTCAAAAATGTTCAAGAGTCAGCCCGGATTTGAGTAACCACcattaaaaacaataagaaaTGTCGGTCTATTATTGACTAGTTGACGATGGTGGACCTAGAGAGGAGCACTTTACTTTTAAGGCGTGCCCCAACATTACCAACATATAGTTTTATAGTTAGAACCATATACGAAATGTCAGTCAACGAGTCATGGATCAGGCTATATCAGGTATTCCAACTATTAGTAGTGCTACGAATTCACAAATGatcaactaaaaataaaataaaaaaagtaatcaACACGCCATAATATCTctgattttaaaacttttcgGATGGACTACATCATTAGCAAGCATATATAGTTAAGGAGTGCAAACAATTGAGCCTTTAAACCCCACGTAttctgaaagaaaatttaagcGTATATTGTATGACTGATTGAGTAGTGCATGAATTTTCTCAAGCAATGGACCTATTTCTTTTGGCAAGAAATCACACTTTTGttgagaaaatggaaataGTACACTTTACTTGACCCACAACCAAACTCCAACAAATAAACGCTAGAAGTAATAATAAGCAGCACTTTGGATGTACACAGGCATGTTAAGATGCCGGAAGTTGAAAAGGAATTACGATCCTGTTGTGCTTACAATATTCATCAATCCCAGTTATCGACGGCTAGGGCCTCCAAGATCAACGTCCATAGTATAATCATATTCGATAGTCGGAATAACAGACGCGacaaattttaagaacaagaaaagataCCTACAAAAGATAGAAGAAAACAATTAATAAGTAGAGGAGCTTGAGATACTTGGTTAGGAACAAGCAAAGATTGTCACCAAAACTAGATCTGCTGTTTTAAATAGGAGTTCAAAATACTTACTTGTGAACTTCCGGTTCTACGCCCCGGGACATCAACACATCAATGATCTTTTTCATCACAGCCCCATGTCTGCAGGGATGTACAGATGCATGCTTTCCAGGTAGGTGGGGATGGTCCTCAATGGTCACCTGTATCCAAAGATAGAACTGATAACATAATTGGAAAATCATGTTCCACTTGACCGTTGGAAGGGCAAGTCAATAAAACAAATGCATGGGTCCTCCAGACACCACAATAGGACTTCAGGATGCATCAAAACGGATTCTTGCTGGTCATCTTAACAATGTGTAAAATTATAGTTTGTCGCATCCACGAGGATCCAAATTTGataattcataattcatagatttaacctttttttatattataaaaggtAAACGTACCTCtctcaaaaggaaaagaaaaacagcaGGCTAATTTAGACTTGCAACAAAAATAACATGGAATAAATGATGGGCCTAATATCAGGATCAATTTATTTCTTGCAGATGGCACAACTACATTATTACATAATCAGAACTTACCGTTTTTCGTGCATGATCTTGACTAACATCTTCAAGCACATGTTCTGGCTGTAAGAGCATCCTTGACTGACATAGTTCACAGATACTTGATTTAAGTACATACGTACATGCTAATAGAAGTTGTGTAAGAAAAAGAACTTGCATAGCAATAGAATGCATGCGTGGTGATTAGATGTACAAGATCAAAAGTTCTACCAAACTAGAAATGGAAACagaataaaaatacaaaacctCATCATATCCTGTCAACCAAACACGTGGTGTCTGATAATATTTATCATACCTgatataagattaaaatagCATCATCAGatagaaaaaaatttgatcaaattacaagtttagtccCGTCATACAAAAGATATGATACAGTAACGATAGACACTTTATCCCAAAGAGTGATGGTATTATAGGATTTGCTATTGCAGATATATTTTTGGCATATTCCTTTTCTATGGTTATTCccttgcatttttcttttaaaaaagatacaatatcactttttttttatatatataagataCAATTTCACTCaagattgaaatttacaaaagggatgAAGTATCCATGGTGTCTACAAAAGACCTTCCTAATTTGCAATGAGGGAGGTATAACTctaggaagtaaaaatattagacagtttgcaccaagatatagcttggtaaaTAACATTGTCGAAAAGTTTTGTATAAGTCTGTGTCTTTTCTACGAATATtctctgatttctttctttccacaaATTTCAAAGGAAAGTCATGATAAGGTTTTCCCATAGTAGGgcttttgcattcttgaaaGGGTGGTACATTAAGGTCATGTCCAATAGATTCTTTACCTCCCTATGAATGTGAGATGCCATCCGAATATATTGAGAATCGTTGTCCAAAAATTCTGAGCGTACGTGATTGCATAAATAAGTGGCTATGTGATTCGCTTTCTTTCTCGCATAATGGACACCAATttggagaaagagagatataaggcttttttttttctttttttttccgaagATTTTCACTTGTGGTAATGGCTTTATGCGCTATTTCCCAAAGGAAAAACTTCACCTTTTTAGGATGATGTCCTTTCCATACTGTCTTTGTTAGCGTGGTATTTATTGCTTCTACTTTTTATCCATGTCCATCATCAAGGATTTTGTAGAGAAGACCCTGTCAATTTAAACCTAGGACCACTAAGGTTGAAGCCACGAACATTACCTATATGCCCAACCCTGAAAAAAATCCAAGTCCGACGGTGATAATTTCCTATTTGACAAAAATTGGCAAAGGTTTGATTCCCCAAGTAGTGCACCAATGCTCCAAATGAACTTGCTAATAATTATATTCGAAGTGGTTAACAATAACAATGTCTAAGAAAACCAAACATAAAGTAATAACCCGCATCTAGGCTATCTGATCCAAATCCGTTACGACTCTTTCCACAGAGAAAAAGATTCTTTGGATTAATGCAGTCTTTGCAGTGCTTCGGAGATTTGGAGTAGAAGAAAGTGGAGAATTTTATAGACAGGAAAATAATTATGGAAGAACTCAAATTGAATTCAAGCTTCATATAGGGAGCATTTCTGAGAAATTTCTATCTACCCTCTTACTATCCTATTTACTCCAGTTGcatcaatttttcttttcataactTCCCTCTTTGGCTAGAAAGAAGGATTTTTTCACCAACCCAAGAATTTTGATCCATTTTTATGCAACAGATACATTATAAGAATCATTGGAAGAATTACgaaaaagacaaaacaaagaagagaCCGCCTTACGTGATGCTGACATCATAAGTTCGTGTTCGAAGGATATTATCGTCATCAGGTTCATGGGCAATTTGGTAGGTCAATGGCAGAGTGGCCTACAATGAAAATGTGAACATGAATACCTAATCAAAATCACAACAATGCAGGATGAGAGCATAAAGAGTTTTTAATCCCAAATGGTAAATGTGTACATGATGATAATGAAGCAAGAACTTTCGTTATCAGACTCAAGAAAATTTTTACAAGATGAGATGCCAAGAAagattttagattattttccACAATCCATGCCTTGCAAATTAAGAGATCATGGGGGTGGAGGTGGGGGTGGGAGGGCGGTGGTTATGTAGGACCTCCTATAAAGTTGAGTATTTTTTAGCCACATTTGCTCATAAATTGGatcataaaaattaacataCTGCATCAGTTGCAAGAGCGTCATCATTTTCGTCAATATCAGCGAGGTCAGGAATaccatcttcatcttcaccaCCAAAATAGTTTGGAATTGACTTAACAATCTTGGTCCTGCTAATTTCAAGAGTTTCCAGGGAAGGCAAATTTTCCTCTTCGTCGCTTTTTTCTTCTGCATGAAAGAACACATGTTATTAAACAAATGTAAATCCCTAGCTTTACACTGAAAGATAAAGGTACCCTTCGGTTTGCCATGAGTTGCCAGCCAGCCATCGCCATCTTCCTCATCAAGTAGAACTTCACCACCTGCAGCTTCATACTCCTCTTCTACATAGGCAGCCCGGCGAAGGCAAGGAACTGGAAAGAAAGTGAACAATCATCCTTACTTTTGATAATGGCTCAATAAAGTTGAAGTCTAGATATGCCAAAGAATTCATTCAATATTTGACATAACGCCAGATCATTAGTTGcaaaaagtatataattgACCTTACCGGTGCTGAAACAGTTACGAAAGAATTAATTTGGTAATTAGCTACAGGTTAAATACTAATTTCTAGAAAAGATATACATATAAACTTGAACTCCGTGTCTCAAAGGAGCACTATATGTTGCAGAAAAAAGTAATTCATGTTTGGTATTGAAACGTGAGTTGTTTCTATTGATTCCCTGCCAAGTGTAAGGCTCATTGTGGAGAGCGACATAATTTTAAGGCATGAGTAGAAAGAGTAAGGTTTAGAAAAAAGGCCTAATAACATGcaaaattctttttgtttatggCAATATTTCAGATAAATGACCATAAATTAATAGAAGATTATGGGAAGGAGAAGTGTAAATGTCAAAAGCACATAAACTACAAGGTATGGAcagaaaaattacaaaacattACGGTTCTGACTGTAACCCctagaattacaaaaagaaagaaaagaaaaaaagttaatgATTGTGCAGTTATACCATTTCTGGTTATTAAGAATTGCTTATCTGGGGGCAAGTATGATTTCCTCTTATTCAGATCACCTGACTCCCTAAAAtcatgaaaaaggaaaacatattttaacatgtattagataaattcaaaacatttccaaattttaattccaaATACAGGAGGTGAGAAAATTAAGAGTGCAACTGTAAAAGTGAACCACCAATAATGtcagtttttaaaattgtggaaAGATCCACATTGTCTTTCGCCTGAAAAAGGGACGGGACGGTGTATAACATACACTGGATAGTCGACATTTGGGTTATTACTGCCCTTCCGAACTATGAAGAACCTAAAACTAAGTACGCATACAGAAGCAATGGATACCACTCTAATTTTGTTCcactaaattttataattcaagaacaaataaCAAACTTATGTCAAACGAAGGTCGTAGACATGGTTTCAGGAAAAATAAGGAACACTAATGGGATATCACTATTATTAATGTCCTTTCTACACACAATATGTACCACTCTCCTCTCTAGCTTTCTCAAGAGCTTTTGATTCAGAAAGCATTTTAATCAAATCTTCAAAGATTTTCCCCCAACCATTCCAATCCACTGAAACAGAGATAAGCAAACTCCTTCATCAAAGTTTACAATAAACGGCTTATACACCGGCACAGACCTCACCTCCTAGACCAATTAACCTTGGTTTCGTTCGAACAGCCATAAACGACCTCAGTATCTTGGAAAACAGAATTGACAAAAATTACAGGATTCGGGATAGAGAATTGATATAATTGATGAGTGCACGGAATCTTCTAATAGAGACATCCGTTCAATTCAGCAGTTGAAGAACACGTCTATCAATTTCGAATATCGCAAAAGAACAAAttcaacaaatatataaaacaactTCGATCGGGAGAATGGAGAGAATTCACATGAAAATACCAAGACCAGGTGGGACACTTGGACACGAGATTATCACCGGCGACGATGAACTCAGAGACACTGAGAACGCCTTTCTCTTTGAAGGCGGAAACGGTTCGAGGCCCTGTGATCCTCTCAACAGTTCCTTTGAAGGCCTCGTGAAGCTTCTGCGACAAAACCATGATCTCAATGCCTCTGAAATTGATGAATTCAGATGAAAGATTTTGGAAAATGGACTAGGAATTTGGAATCCCCAGATGAAGCTCGACTCTGATCAACCAGCGAATTTGGGCTTCTCTGGGGGAGAGAGAGGCTGTTTTGGGGTAAGTGTCAAAAACTAGCGTCTACGAAGAATCCACCCGCGTTTgattttttagcttttattttacatttatttattattatttttttttttttgttaatgatcgtattaattatttataattaaaattttgtataattttattaaaattagagaataattattaatatctaaataattttaaaaacttggaaTTTAAGacctattaatattttattaattatttattataataatataaaattttgaagtatatCTCGTTTAATATaagttattctatttttttaaatataatttgtattaaatatttataattaagagtatatatttttattaaaatcatttattcacggataattattaagatttgttACCAAATAAACAAGGTATATAaacgaaaattaaattattttaacaataaatcttaataaaaataaaataaaatagttcatgataaataatttataaaattataataccCGATTTTAAGAAATCTAATACTGTTTTTCTCTAATCTTATTTTTTCGGCCATATtgatttaactaaaaatatgaatttctATCGAATCGAGTTAAATCATGAAATTCTACGATTTTAGGTGTCTGAAAGGTTGCCACGAGTAAGTTCGTTTGGGCAAAATAGGTCATCGATATATTTTGAGTCCAGAATAAGGTCATACTGTGTTGTCTGCCCATTCCTCATTCTCTATAGATTATGTAGCGGAAATGCCTCATTGTTGCCATCTGTACGAGTCAAGTCCattcaactaaaaataataataataactaattaactaattaattaatttaaaaaataaataaataaataaacctaaACGAACGAGCTTATATGCCCTACTCACGTTCTCGCATCTATATTTTAATCCAAGGTTACCGTTGGGGGCTAGGGCGTGTTTGGTAAGGTGTTGTTCTCTAGCTTTATCCAGGATAGTCTTTTGGTAATTCAAGCAGCCAAACAGAAAAGGCGGGAAATTCTCTTCTAACTCCAAAGTCCTCGaattttcttccattcttgATTTCCCGCTCCCATCGCTTCACTCTCTTCCATTCCTCTCTCGCCCTAATCCCAaactgtatttttttttttcttct is a window encoding:
- the LOC111779334 gene encoding probable helicase CHR10 isoform X1; translated protein: MNYERRLKAAAKLILLHDSESDNSPKSCPDVGVTATLKPYQVEGVLWLIRRYHLGVNAILGDEMGLGKTLQAISFLSYLKVHQISPGPFLVLCPLSVTDGWVSEIVRFAPHLNVLQYVGDKETRRNSRRRIFEHATSQSVTDVMLPFDVLLTTYDIALIDQDFLSQIAWQYAVIDEAQRLKNPSSVLYNVLKERFLIPRRLLMTGTPIQNNLSELWALLHFCMPSVFGTLDQFISTFKEAGDLTSGHGKIHGNGQFKSLKYILSAFLLRRTKAKLSESGVLLLPPLTEITVMVPLVNLQRKVYMSILRKELPKLLALSSGSSNHQSLQNVVMQLRKACSHPYLFPGIEPEPYEEGEHLVQASGKLVILDQVLQKLHESGHRVLLFAQMTHTLDILQDFLELRNFSYERLDGSIRAEERFAAIRSFSLNCSGSSQTTRNDAFVFLISTRAGGVGLNLVSADTVIFYEQDWNPQVDKQALQRAHRIGQINHVLSINLVTAQTIEEVIMRRAERKLQLSKNVIGEDYIDEEAEEIAGNETGDLRSIIFGLHIFDQGQMDNEKSGEFEASNVSAMAEKVVAVRHKKVSNKDDASFLVNTMTLSNGCDLPIQEGTISVNFDPGVDEASYRSWIEKFKEASQSGANQIMELENRKTLSRDKSLKLEDVKKKAEEKKLAKWEALGYHSLSVEDPILPLDSDLISDSGSVHFVYGDCTHPSRNCISEPTIIFSCVDDSGSWGHGGMFDALAKLSDSIPSAYERASEFRDLHLGDLHLIKLEDNKEQSDKAPQWVALGVVQSYNPRRKVPRSKISLPDLENCILKASSAASQHSASIHMPRIGYQDGSDRSEWYTVERLLRKYASIYSIKIHVYYYRRTS
- the LOC111779334 gene encoding probable helicase CHR10 isoform X2; translated protein: MLIHILQTFIFLDMGLGKTLQAISFLSYLKVHQISPGPFLVLCPLSVTDGWVSEIVRFAPHLNVLQYVGDKETRRNSRRRIFEHATSQSVTDVMLPFDVLLTTYDIALIDQDFLSQIAWQYAVIDEAQRLKNPSSVLYNVLKERFLIPRRLLMTGTPIQNNLSELWALLHFCMPSVFGTLDQFISTFKEAGDLTSGHGKIHGNGQFKSLKYILSAFLLRRTKAKLSESGVLLLPPLTEITVMVPLVNLQRKVYMSILRKELPKLLALSSGSSNHQSLQNVVMQLRKACSHPYLFPGIEPEPYEEGEHLVQASGKLVILDQVLQKLHESGHRVLLFAQMTHTLDILQDFLELRNFSYERLDGSIRAEERFAAIRSFSLNCSGSSQTTRNDAFVFLISTRAGGVGLNLVSADTVIFYEQDWNPQVDKQALQRAHRIGQINHVLSINLVTAQTIEEVIMRRAERKLQLSKNVIGEDYIDEEAEEIAGNETGDLRSIIFGLHIFDQGQMDNEKSGEFEASNVSAMAEKVVAVRHKKVSNKDDASFLVNTMTLSNGCDLPIQEGTISVNFDPGVDEASYRSWIEKFKEASQSGANQIMELENRKTLSRDKSLKLEDVKKKAEEKKLAKWEALGYHSLSVEDPILPLDSDLISDSGSVHFVYGDCTHPSRNCISEPTIIFSCVDDSGSWGHGGMFDALAKLSDSIPSAYERASEFRDLHLGDLHLIKLEDNKEQSDKAPQWVALGVVQSYNPRRKVPRSKISLPDLENCILKASSAASQHSASIHMPRIGYQDGSDRSEWYTVERLLRKYASIYSIKIHVYYYRRTS
- the LOC111778666 gene encoding autophagy-related protein 3-like, with product MVLSQKLHEAFKGTVERITGPRTVSAFKEKGVLSVSEFIVAGDNLVSKCPTWSWESGDLNKRKSYLPPDKQFLITRNVPCLRRAAYVEEEYEAAGGEVLLDEEDGDGWLATHGKPKEEKSDEEENLPSLETLEISRTKIVKSIPNYFGGEDEDGIPDLADIDENDDALATDAATLPLTYQIAHEPDDDNILRTRTYDVSITYDKYYQTPRVWLTGYDESRMLLQPEHVLEDVSQDHARKTVTIEDHPHLPGKHASVHPCRHGAVMKKIIDVLMSRGVEPEVHKYLFLFLKFVASVIPTIEYDYTMDVDLGGPSRR